The following proteins are encoded in a genomic region of Pseudomonas saponiphila:
- the eutC gene encoding ethanolamine ammonia-lyase subunit EutC, with protein sequence MQKHPSDSQNPWLELRRLTPARIALGRTGTSLPTGAQLDFQFAHAQARDAVHLPFDHAGLSAQLAERGRDSLLVHSAATDRHSYLQRPDLGRRLSDESAQSLRDYASAHPGGVDLAVVVADGLSALAVHRHTLPFLARMEEQTAAEGWSLSPLILVEQGRVAVADEIGELLGAKMTVILIGERPGLSSPDSLGLYFTYQPKVGLTDAYRNCISNVRLEGLSYGMAAHRLLYLMREACRRQLSGVNLKDEAQVQTLDSDSTADMKGNFLLGPPQA encoded by the coding sequence ATGCAAAAACATCCGAGCGACTCGCAAAACCCCTGGCTGGAACTGCGCCGCCTGACCCCGGCCCGCATTGCCCTGGGCCGCACCGGCACCAGCCTGCCCACCGGCGCCCAGCTGGACTTCCAGTTCGCCCATGCCCAGGCCCGGGATGCGGTGCACCTGCCTTTCGACCACGCCGGCCTGAGCGCCCAATTGGCCGAGCGCGGTCGTGACAGCCTGCTGGTGCACAGCGCCGCCACGGATCGCCACAGTTACCTGCAACGCCCTGATCTGGGGCGTCGGCTCAGTGATGAATCGGCCCAGAGCCTGCGCGACTACGCCAGCGCCCATCCCGGCGGGGTCGACCTGGCGGTGGTGGTGGCGGACGGTCTGTCGGCGCTGGCGGTGCATCGCCACACCCTGCCATTCCTGGCGCGCATGGAGGAACAGACCGCCGCCGAAGGCTGGTCGCTGTCGCCATTGATCCTGGTGGAACAGGGCCGGGTAGCGGTAGCCGACGAGATTGGCGAACTGCTGGGCGCGAAGATGACCGTGATCCTGATCGGTGAGCGTCCCGGGCTCAGTTCTCCCGATAGCCTGGGGTTGTACTTCACCTACCAGCCGAAAGTCGGGCTCACCGACGCCTATCGCAACTGCATCTCCAACGTGCGCCTGGAAGGCCTGAGCTATGGCATGGCCGCCCATCGCCTGCTGTACTTGATGCGCGAAGCCTGTCGCCGGCAATTGTCGGGGGTAAACCTCAAAGACGAAGCGCAAGTGCAGACCCTGGACAGCGACTCAACGGCAGACATGAAGGGCAACTTCCTTCTGGGGCCGCCCCAGGCGTGA
- a CDS encoding zinc-dependent peptidase — MWSLSAWRRKRRLAKHPVSDDTWQRVRQQLPFLDGISAAEDQWLREASVLFLDDKHLTTLPGVELHQEQRLLLAAQAQLPLLHLGDLNWYQGFHEIILYPDDFLSPQRHRDASGIEHEWDGEHSGEAWQQGPIILAWPGVQASGGWEAYNLVIHELAHKLDMLNGDANGLPPLHSDMRVSDWAQVMQSAYDDLNRQLDHDPDAETAIDPYAAENPAEFFAVTSEYFFSAPDLLAAAYPKVYAQLQLFYRQNPLARLQQLQAEDPVYQTHH; from the coding sequence ATGTGGTCCCTCAGCGCCTGGCGCCGCAAGCGCCGGCTGGCCAAGCATCCGGTCAGCGATGACACCTGGCAGCGGGTACGCCAGCAACTACCCTTCCTCGACGGCATCAGCGCCGCCGAGGACCAGTGGCTACGGGAAGCCAGCGTGCTGTTCCTGGACGACAAGCACCTCACCACCCTGCCCGGGGTGGAACTGCATCAGGAGCAGCGCCTGCTGCTGGCAGCCCAGGCGCAACTGCCGCTGCTGCACCTGGGCGACCTGAACTGGTACCAGGGCTTCCACGAAATCATTCTCTACCCCGACGATTTCCTCAGCCCTCAGCGCCACCGCGATGCCAGCGGCATCGAGCATGAGTGGGATGGCGAACACAGTGGCGAAGCCTGGCAGCAGGGACCGATCATCCTCGCCTGGCCCGGAGTGCAAGCCAGCGGCGGCTGGGAAGCCTACAACCTGGTGATCCACGAACTGGCCCACAAACTGGACATGCTCAACGGCGATGCCAACGGCCTGCCGCCGCTGCACAGCGACATGCGGGTCAGCGACTGGGCCCAGGTGATGCAAAGCGCCTACGACGACCTCAACCGTCAACTCGACCACGACCCGGACGCCGAAACCGCCATCGACCCCTACGCGGCGGAAAACCCGGCCGAGTTCTTCGCCGTCACCAGCGAATACTTCTTCAGTGCCCCAGACTTGCTGGCGGCGGCCTATCCGAAAGTCTATGCACAGTTGCAGCTGTTTTATCGGCAGAATCCATTGGCCCGGCTACAGCAACTTCAAGCTGAAGACCCGGTCTATCAAACGCATCACTAA
- a CDS encoding DedA family protein, whose protein sequence is MDFNPIDLILHLDVYLDMLVTNYGPWIYAILFLVIFCETGLVVTPFLPGDSLLFIAGAVAAGGGMDPVLLGGLLMLAAILGDSTNYVIGRTAGERLFSNPNSKIFRRDYLQKTHDFYEKHGGKTVTLARFLPIIRTFAPFVAGVARMPYPRFFAFSVAGTILWVGGLVTLGYFFGNVPFIKKNLSLLVVAIILLSLVPMIIGVLRSRMARSAEKVETR, encoded by the coding sequence ATGGATTTCAACCCGATCGACCTAATCCTTCATCTCGACGTTTATCTCGACATGCTGGTGACCAACTACGGGCCCTGGATCTACGCCATCCTGTTCCTGGTGATTTTCTGCGAAACCGGCCTGGTGGTGACGCCGTTCCTGCCTGGCGACTCCCTGCTGTTCATCGCCGGCGCAGTCGCGGCGGGCGGCGGCATGGACCCGGTGCTGCTGGGCGGCCTGCTGATGCTGGCGGCAATCCTTGGCGACAGCACCAACTACGTGATCGGGCGAACGGCGGGCGAACGCCTGTTCAGCAACCCCAACTCGAAGATCTTCCGCCGCGACTACCTGCAGAAAACCCACGACTTCTATGAGAAGCACGGCGGTAAGACCGTGACCCTGGCGCGCTTCCTGCCGATCATCCGCACCTTCGCGCCCTTCGTCGCCGGCGTGGCCCGCATGCCTTACCCGCGGTTCTTTGCCTTCAGCGTGGCCGGCACCATTCTCTGGGTCGGCGGCCTGGTGACCCTGGGCTACTTCTTCGGCAACGTGCCGTTCATCAAGAAAAACCTTTCGTTGCTGGTGGTGGCCATCATCCTCCTGTCCCTGGTGCCGATGATCATTGGCGTGCTGCGCAGCCGCATGGCCCGCAGCGCTGAAAAAGTCGAAACCCGCTAA
- a CDS encoding ethanolamine ammonia-lyase reactivating factor EutA, translated as MQAITGGTSVLLLGLDFGSTTSSALIAQASLSSHCVTGRMALNEPRVLFRGEPVFTPFKDRIIDETAIQGLIQCWLEQAGVRPEQLFSAGVIITGLAARRHNAQALTRRVEQLIGNVLISRADDGGLESWLAFMGSCSTLSRFYPQQPLLNLDIGGGTTNAAWGLDGNVLASGCHFIGARHLQFEPGSYRLSALSEFGRALLDHLQIHKTVGQPLDNPERDAVVNWYVDALVAIAEGDRTFFTGTLGQLTEQLPLILPEHAANPALTFSGGVGELLYRHLQGEPMPGTTCYGDLGIDLALAIARHPRLIRDASRLVPENRGRATVYGLTLHNTEISGSTLFLPRPEVLPLKDLPIVARLPMDASRQQLDDALALALSSRDGACLQLLDGGQAPGLEQIRQLGALLSRALSAARPAPQWPLVLLLESNVGKVLGNYATDWGRSSCNLIVIDEVRERSAHFINLGTPHQHIVPVAFYGVH; from the coding sequence ATGCAAGCCATCACGGGCGGCACATCGGTGTTGCTGCTGGGGCTGGACTTCGGCTCCACCACCAGCAGCGCGCTGATCGCCCAGGCCAGCCTGAGCAGCCATTGCGTCACCGGACGCATGGCCCTCAACGAGCCCCGGGTGCTGTTTCGCGGCGAGCCGGTGTTTACCCCGTTCAAGGACCGGATCATCGATGAAACGGCGATCCAGGGTCTGATCCAATGCTGGCTTGAGCAAGCCGGCGTGCGCCCGGAACAGCTGTTTTCCGCGGGCGTGATCATTACCGGCCTGGCGGCGCGGCGGCACAACGCCCAGGCCCTGACACGCCGGGTCGAGCAACTGATCGGCAATGTGCTGATCTCCCGCGCCGACGACGGTGGGCTGGAGTCCTGGCTGGCATTCATGGGCAGCTGTTCGACCCTGAGCCGCTTTTATCCACAGCAACCGCTGCTCAACCTGGATATCGGCGGCGGCACTACCAACGCTGCCTGGGGCCTGGATGGCAATGTCCTGGCCAGCGGCTGCCACTTCATCGGCGCCCGGCACTTGCAGTTCGAGCCGGGCAGTTATCGCCTCAGTGCGCTGTCGGAATTCGGCCGGGCGCTGCTCGATCACCTGCAGATCCACAAGACTGTTGGCCAGCCGCTCGACAACCCGGAGCGGGATGCAGTGGTCAACTGGTACGTCGACGCCCTGGTCGCCATCGCCGAAGGTGATCGCACCTTTTTTACCGGCACGCTGGGGCAACTGACCGAGCAACTGCCGTTGATCCTCCCCGAACACGCTGCCAACCCGGCCCTGACCTTTTCCGGTGGCGTGGGTGAGTTGCTCTATCGTCACCTGCAAGGCGAACCCATGCCTGGCACCACCTGTTACGGCGACCTGGGCATCGATCTGGCCCTGGCCATCGCCCGCCACCCACGACTGATCCGGGATGCCAGCCGCCTGGTGCCGGAAAACCGCGGCCGGGCCACGGTCTACGGCCTGACCCTGCACAACACCGAAATCTCCGGCAGCACCCTGTTCCTGCCCCGGCCCGAAGTGCTGCCGCTCAAGGACCTGCCCATCGTCGCCCGCCTGCCCATGGACGCCTCGCGGCAACAGCTGGACGACGCCCTGGCCCTGGCCTTGAGCAGCCGCGACGGTGCCTGCCTGCAACTGCTCGACGGCGGCCAGGCGCCGGGCCTGGAGCAAATCCGTCAATTGGGCGCCCTGTTGTCCCGCGCCCTGAGCGCGGCACGCCCCGCCCCTCAATGGCCGCTGGTGCTGCTGCTGGAAAGCAACGTCGGCAAGGTCCTGGGCAACTACGCCACGGATTGGGGGCGCAGTTCTTGCAACCTGATCGTCATCGATGAAGTGCGCGAGCGTTCGGCGCATTTCATCAATCTGGGAACACCCCATCAGCACATCGTGCCCGTCGCCTTTTACGGCGTGCACTAG
- a CDS encoding ethanolamine ammonia-lyase subunit EutB, whose translation MAQFSHSVGSQTYRFDSLKEVMAKASPARSGDFLAGVAALNDGERVAAQMTLADIPLKHFLEEVLIPYETDEVTRLIIDSHDKQAFATVSHLTVGGFRDWLLSDAADEQSLRALAPGLTPEMAAAVSKIMRVQDLVLVAQKIRVVTKFRGTLGLRGRLSTRLQPNHPTDEPAGIAASILDGLLYGNGDAMIGINPATDSIASICAMLEMLDAIIQRYEIPTQACVLTHVTTSIEAINRGVPLDLVFQSIAGTEAANASFGINLNVLKEGYEAGLSLNRGTLGQNLMYFETGQGSALSANAHFGVDQQTCETRAYAVARHFKPFLVNTVVGFIGPEYLYNGKQIIRAGLEDHFCGKLLGVPMGCDICYTNHAEADQDDMDTLLTLLGVAGINFIMGIPGSDDIMLNYQTTSFHDALYARQTLGLKPAPEFEQWLARTGIFTQADGKVHFGNNLPPAFRQALAQLG comes from the coding sequence ATGGCCCAATTTTCCCACAGCGTAGGTTCTCAGACCTATCGCTTCGACAGCCTCAAGGAAGTCATGGCCAAGGCCAGTCCGGCCCGCTCCGGCGACTTTCTGGCCGGGGTTGCCGCCCTCAACGACGGCGAGCGGGTCGCCGCCCAGATGACCCTGGCGGATATCCCCCTAAAGCACTTTCTCGAAGAGGTGCTGATTCCCTACGAAACCGACGAAGTCACCCGGCTGATCATCGACAGCCATGACAAACAGGCCTTCGCCACGGTCAGCCACCTGACCGTGGGCGGCTTTCGCGACTGGCTGCTCAGCGACGCCGCCGACGAGCAAAGCCTTCGGGCCCTGGCCCCGGGCCTGACCCCGGAAATGGCCGCCGCGGTGTCGAAGATCATGCGCGTGCAGGACCTGGTCCTGGTGGCGCAGAAGATTCGCGTGGTGACAAAGTTTCGCGGCACCCTGGGCCTGCGCGGGCGCCTGTCCACCCGCCTGCAGCCCAACCATCCCACCGATGAGCCTGCGGGCATTGCCGCGAGCATTCTCGACGGCCTGTTGTACGGCAACGGCGACGCGATGATCGGCATCAACCCGGCCACCGACAGCATCGCCTCGATCTGCGCCATGCTGGAAATGCTCGACGCCATCATCCAGCGCTATGAAATCCCGACCCAGGCCTGCGTGCTGACCCACGTCACCACCTCCATCGAGGCGATCAACCGCGGTGTGCCCCTGGACCTGGTGTTCCAGTCGATCGCCGGCACCGAAGCGGCCAACGCCAGTTTCGGCATCAACCTCAATGTGCTCAAGGAAGGCTACGAAGCGGGCCTGAGCCTGAACCGCGGCACCCTCGGGCAGAACCTGATGTACTTCGAAACCGGCCAGGGCAGCGCCTTGTCGGCCAACGCCCACTTCGGCGTCGACCAGCAGACCTGCGAAACCCGCGCCTACGCCGTGGCCCGGCATTTCAAGCCGTTCCTGGTGAACACCGTGGTCGGCTTCATCGGCCCGGAATACCTGTACAACGGCAAGCAGATCATCCGCGCCGGTCTGGAAGACCACTTCTGCGGCAAGCTGCTGGGCGTGCCCATGGGTTGCGACATCTGCTACACCAACCACGCCGAGGCCGACCAGGACGACATGGACACCCTGCTGACCCTGCTGGGCGTGGCCGGGATCAACTTCATCATGGGTATCCCCGGTTCCGACGACATCATGCTCAACTACCAGACCACGTCGTTCCACGACGCGCTCTACGCCCGCCAGACCCTCGGCCTGAAACCCGCCCCCGAATTCGAGCAGTGGCTGGCCAGGACCGGCATCTTCACCCAGGCCGATGGCAAGGTGCATTTCGGCAACAACCTGCCGCCGGCGTTCCGCCAGGCATTGGCGCAGTTGGGATAA
- a CDS encoding GNAT family N-acetyltransferase: MRITQATLEHLDLLTPLFVKYREFYGALPYPDSSRAFLEKRLRRKESVIYLALADDDSSKLLGFCQLYPSFSSLSLKRVWILNDIYVAEDARRQLVADNLMRTAKKMAKESNAVRLRVSTSSNNAVAQKTYESMGFREDTEFKNYILPLSDD; the protein is encoded by the coding sequence ATGCGGATTACTCAAGCAACCCTCGAGCACCTGGATCTGTTGACCCCGCTTTTCGTCAAATACCGTGAGTTCTATGGCGCTCTGCCTTATCCGGACTCGTCCCGGGCCTTTCTGGAAAAGCGCCTGCGACGCAAGGAATCGGTGATCTACCTGGCCCTGGCCGATGATGACAGCAGCAAGTTACTGGGCTTTTGCCAGCTGTACCCGAGCTTTTCTTCGCTGTCCCTCAAGCGTGTATGGATTCTCAACGACATCTACGTCGCCGAAGACGCCCGCCGCCAGCTGGTGGCCGACAACCTGATGCGCACCGCGAAGAAAATGGCCAAGGAATCCAATGCCGTGCGGCTACGGGTTTCCACCAGCAGCAACAACGCCGTGGCACAGAAAACCTATGAGTCCATGGGGTTTCGCGAAGACACCGAATTCAAGAACTACATATTGCCGCTGAGCGATGACTGA
- a CDS encoding ethanolamine ammonia-lyase, giving the protein MPLTELQHIRLPAAPAERGYSTRVLDREIAFCSLKAVLGAADISKAGDRVAGLAAVDEITREAARKVLSELTLAHYFEHPLTDRHGRIDSVMQVNYDIDHQVFSEIAELTLGALKDRLLRSHGTEIRRIGTAMTGVMAAALAKLLDVHELILLSKKLKSGAAAKARTLVGLPGTLSSRLQPNHPTDNLSGITLLVYTGLSMGSGDALIGLNPAIDTVENISATLHHLDTLRQETGAPTQICVLSHIKTQLACLDQGAPVEIMFQSLAGTERTLTDEFDVTVQLLDQAWQTMAERGPLRGVAENFMYFETGQGSELTYGKHEGIDMTTCEALCYGLARRYRPYMVNNVTGFIGPETHLDNFEMTYSCLQDQFMGKLLGLPMGMAPCYTLHSQVTLEGQQMATELLTAAGANFFMDVYLSTDRMLAYFDTSAHDNQTLREVHDLKPAPEYLRWALGRGIFQEDAHGNVERGPNWGNPRIFCKSDIDFQRLLESTPATYGFDNAGPRPANRVSRTVRANLAVAREAIYVDLRPAEIAAIPLRELRTAAPDKLAHLQDPELGARLTEEVLRRLQAEYNDVQIVISDGLSAEAIHHNIPQLLPVLLDGLQSRELRIGQPILAPYGRVKLAESVGEALQPQLIIVLIGERPGGDALASRSMSAYLGYRLPDDQARAAAAQFSGNPDIRYEYTVISNIYSGGLPPLEGGSLVAEKAFAILQHRAAGNRLENLLKKVAS; this is encoded by the coding sequence ATGCCACTCACCGAACTGCAGCACATCCGCCTTCCAGCCGCCCCGGCCGAGCGCGGCTACAGCACCCGGGTGCTGGATCGCGAGATCGCCTTCTGCAGCCTCAAGGCGGTGCTCGGCGCCGCCGACATCAGCAAGGCCGGCGACCGCGTGGCAGGGCTGGCCGCCGTGGACGAGATCACCCGCGAAGCGGCGCGCAAGGTGCTCTCGGAGCTGACCCTGGCGCACTATTTCGAGCATCCGCTGACCGATCGCCACGGGCGCATCGACAGCGTCATGCAGGTCAACTACGACATCGACCACCAAGTCTTCAGCGAGATTGCCGAACTGACGCTCGGCGCCCTGAAAGATCGCCTGCTGCGCAGCCACGGCACCGAAATACGCCGCATCGGCACGGCCATGACCGGAGTGATGGCCGCGGCCCTGGCCAAGCTGCTGGACGTGCATGAACTGATCCTGCTGTCGAAAAAGCTCAAGAGCGGCGCGGCGGCCAAGGCCCGCACCCTGGTAGGCCTGCCCGGCACCCTGTCATCGCGCTTGCAGCCCAACCATCCCACCGACAACCTCAGCGGCATCACCCTGCTGGTCTACACCGGGCTGAGCATGGGCTCGGGGGATGCGTTGATTGGCCTCAATCCGGCCATCGACACCGTGGAGAACATCAGCGCCACCCTGCACCACCTGGACACATTGCGCCAGGAAACCGGGGCGCCGACGCAGATCTGCGTGCTCTCCCACATCAAGACCCAACTGGCCTGCCTCGACCAGGGCGCGCCGGTGGAGATCATGTTCCAGAGCCTGGCTGGCACCGAACGCACCCTGACCGATGAATTCGATGTCACCGTGCAGTTGCTCGACCAGGCCTGGCAGACCATGGCCGAGCGCGGCCCGCTGCGAGGCGTGGCGGAAAATTTCATGTACTTCGAGACCGGCCAGGGCAGCGAGCTGACCTACGGCAAGCACGAAGGCATCGACATGACCACCTGTGAGGCCCTGTGCTACGGGCTGGCCCGGCGTTATCGGCCGTACATGGTGAACAACGTCACCGGCTTCATCGGCCCGGAAACCCACCTCGACAACTTCGAGATGACCTATTCCTGCCTGCAGGACCAGTTCATGGGCAAGCTGCTGGGCCTGCCCATGGGCATGGCGCCCTGCTACACCCTGCACTCGCAAGTGACCCTGGAAGGCCAGCAGATGGCCACCGAGCTGCTGACCGCCGCCGGTGCCAACTTCTTCATGGACGTATACCTGAGCACCGACCGCATGCTCGCCTACTTCGACACCAGCGCCCACGACAACCAGACCCTGCGCGAAGTCCACGACCTGAAGCCGGCCCCGGAGTACCTGCGCTGGGCCCTGGGCAGGGGGATTTTCCAGGAGGATGCCCACGGCAACGTCGAGCGCGGGCCGAACTGGGGCAACCCGAGGATCTTCTGCAAGTCGGACATCGACTTCCAGCGCCTGCTGGAGTCCACCCCGGCCACCTACGGCTTCGACAACGCCGGACCGCGCCCGGCCAACAGGGTGTCGCGCACGGTGCGGGCCAACCTGGCGGTGGCCCGGGAAGCGATCTACGTCGACCTGCGCCCTGCCGAAATCGCCGCCATTCCCCTGCGCGAGCTGCGCACCGCGGCCCCGGACAAGCTGGCGCATCTGCAAGACCCGGAGCTGGGGGCACGGCTGACCGAGGAGGTGCTGCGGCGCCTGCAAGCGGAATACAACGATGTGCAGATCGTGATTTCCGACGGCCTCAGCGCCGAAGCCATCCACCACAACATTCCCCAACTGCTACCGGTGCTGCTGGACGGCCTGCAAAGCCGCGAGCTGCGCATCGGCCAGCCGATCCTCGCCCCCTATGGCCGGGTCAAGCTGGCGGAGTCGGTGGGCGAAGCCCTGCAACCACAACTGATCATCGTGCTGATCGGCGAACGGCCCGGCGGCGATGCCCTGGCCTCGCGCAGCATGTCCGCCTACCTGGGCTACCGCCTGCCGGACGACCAGGCCCGCGCCGCCGCCGCGCAATTCAGCGGCAACCCGGACATTCGCTACGAATACACGGTGATCTCGAACATCTACAGCGGTGGCCTGCCACCGCTGGAAGGCGGCAGCCTGGTGGCGGAAAAGGCCTTTGCCATCCTCCAGCACAGGGCTGCCGGCAACCGCCTGGAAAACCTGCTGAAGAAGGTGGCATCCTGA
- the exaC gene encoding acetaldehyde dehydrogenase ExaC — MRYAHPGTEGAIVSFKSKYGNYINGEFVAPIKGQYFTNTSPVNGQPIAEFPRSTAEDIDKALDAAHAAADAWGATSVQARSLILLKIADRIEQNLELLAITETWDNGKAVRETLNADIPLAADHFRYFAGCLRAQEGSAAEIDGNTVAYHIHEPLGVVGQIIPWNFPILMAAWKLAPALAAGNCVVLKPAEQTPLGITVLLEVIGDLLPPGVLNVVQGFGREAGEALATSKRIAKIAFTGSTPVGSHIMKCAAENIIPSTVELGGKSPNIFFEDIMQAEPKFIEKAAEGLVLAFFNQGEVCTCPSRALVQESIYDEFMQVVMKKVEQIKRGDPLDTDTMVGAQASEQQFDKILSYLDIAKNEGAQLLTGGKVEKLAGDLSSGYYIQPTLLKGTNKMRVFQEEIFGPVVSVTTFKDEAEALAIANDTEFGLGAGVWTRDINRAYRMGRGIKAGRVWTNCYHLYPAHAAFGGYKKSGVGRETHKMMLDHYQQTKNLLVSYDINPLGFF; from the coding sequence ATGCGTTACGCACACCCCGGTACTGAAGGCGCCATCGTTTCGTTCAAGAGCAAGTACGGCAACTACATCAACGGCGAATTCGTCGCGCCGATCAAAGGCCAGTACTTCACCAATACCTCGCCGGTCAATGGCCAGCCGATTGCCGAATTCCCCCGCTCCACCGCCGAAGACATCGACAAGGCGCTGGACGCCGCCCATGCCGCCGCCGATGCCTGGGGCGCCACCTCGGTACAGGCTCGCTCGCTGATCCTGCTGAAGATCGCCGACCGCATCGAACAGAACCTGGAACTGCTGGCCATCACCGAAACCTGGGACAACGGCAAGGCCGTGCGCGAAACCCTGAACGCCGACATCCCCCTGGCCGCCGACCACTTCCGCTACTTCGCCGGTTGCCTGCGGGCCCAGGAAGGCAGCGCCGCGGAAATCGACGGCAACACCGTGGCCTATCACATCCATGAACCCCTGGGCGTGGTCGGACAGATCATCCCGTGGAACTTCCCGATCCTGATGGCCGCCTGGAAACTCGCCCCGGCCCTGGCCGCCGGCAACTGCGTGGTGCTCAAGCCCGCCGAGCAGACGCCGCTGGGCATCACCGTGCTGCTGGAAGTGATCGGCGACCTGCTGCCGCCGGGTGTGCTCAACGTGGTGCAAGGTTTTGGCCGCGAAGCCGGCGAAGCCCTGGCCACCAGCAAGCGCATCGCCAAGATCGCCTTCACCGGCTCGACTCCGGTGGGCTCGCACATCATGAAATGCGCCGCCGAGAACATCATTCCGTCCACCGTGGAACTGGGCGGCAAGTCGCCGAACATCTTCTTCGAAGACATCATGCAGGCCGAACCCAAGTTCATCGAAAAGGCCGCCGAAGGCCTGGTGCTGGCGTTCTTCAACCAGGGTGAAGTCTGCACCTGCCCGTCCCGCGCCCTGGTGCAGGAGTCGATCTACGACGAATTCATGCAAGTGGTGATGAAGAAGGTCGAGCAGATCAAGCGCGGCGACCCGCTGGACACCGACACCATGGTCGGCGCCCAGGCCTCCGAGCAGCAGTTCGACAAGATCCTCTCCTACCTCGACATCGCCAAGAACGAAGGCGCGCAGCTGCTCACCGGCGGCAAGGTGGAAAAACTCGCAGGCGACCTGTCCAGCGGTTACTACATCCAGCCGACCCTGCTCAAGGGCACCAACAAGATGCGCGTGTTCCAGGAAGAGATCTTTGGCCCGGTGGTCAGCGTCACCACCTTCAAGGACGAAGCCGAAGCGCTGGCAATCGCCAACGACACCGAGTTCGGCCTGGGCGCCGGGGTCTGGACCCGCGACATCAACCGCGCCTACCGCATGGGCCGCGGGATCAAGGCTGGCCGCGTATGGACCAACTGCTACCACCTGTACCCGGCCCACGCCGCGTTCGGTGGCTACAAGAAGTCCGGGGTTGGCCGTGAAACCCACAAGATGATGCTCGACCATTACCAGCAGACCAAGAACCTGCTGGTGAGCTACGACATCAACCCACTGGGCTTCTTCTGA
- the eutH gene encoding ethanolamine utilization protein EutH, which translates to MDQIGNYVLYLIMLCAVLGAFAAIYDSERGLGKEFMEGIHATGYIFVPAAGIMASIPYLTVVIETVFGPFFNSLGADPALAATMIIASDMGGYQLASALAASKEALVMALITGFMGGATIVFSIPMGLAMLDKRDHKYMALGIMSGILTIPVGVMIASLILAFSNPVVRELVSTNGEASYQLAMGLGSIFANLLPILIFVVALALGLRFLPDMMIKGFIIFGRAMDAAIKLVLVFSIVEYFTGAFSAVFGSWGFHPIIADAQDQTRALETAGYIGIMLAGAFPMVYLLRKYLGKPLENLGGKIGLSAVGSAGMLATIANILAMFRLVRLMPPKDKVVNIAFGVCAAFLLGDHLSFTANFQPTIILPVLIGKISAGFVAVGLAYWLSVPKALQLEAEDRAAGIIAPGEYLGGTALDTPEPAGQKATA; encoded by the coding sequence ATGGATCAGATCGGCAACTACGTGCTCTACCTCATCATGCTCTGCGCCGTACTCGGCGCCTTCGCCGCCATCTACGACAGCGAGCGAGGCCTGGGCAAGGAATTCATGGAAGGCATCCACGCCACCGGCTACATCTTCGTGCCGGCCGCAGGGATCATGGCTTCCATCCCCTATCTCACCGTGGTCATCGAAACCGTCTTCGGCCCCTTCTTCAACTCCCTGGGCGCCGACCCGGCCCTGGCGGCGACCATGATCATCGCCTCGGACATGGGCGGCTATCAGCTGGCCTCGGCCCTGGCCGCGAGCAAGGAAGCCCTGGTGATGGCATTGATCACTGGCTTCATGGGCGGCGCCACCATCGTCTTCTCGATTCCCATGGGCCTGGCGATGCTCGACAAGCGCGACCACAAATACATGGCCCTGGGGATCATGTCCGGCATCCTCACCATCCCCGTCGGGGTGATGATCGCCAGCCTGATCCTGGCCTTCAGCAACCCGGTGGTACGCGAACTGGTCAGCACCAACGGCGAAGCCAGCTACCAACTGGCCATGGGCCTGGGCAGCATCTTCGCCAACCTGCTGCCAATCCTGATCTTCGTCGTGGCCCTGGCCCTGGGCCTGCGCTTCTTGCCGGACATGATGATCAAGGGCTTCATCATCTTCGGCCGGGCCATGGACGCGGCGATCAAGCTGGTGCTGGTGTTCTCCATCGTCGAGTACTTCACCGGAGCCTTCTCCGCGGTGTTCGGCAGCTGGGGGTTCCACCCGATCATCGCCGACGCCCAGGACCAGACCCGCGCCCTGGAAACCGCCGGCTACATCGGCATCATGCTGGCCGGCGCCTTCCCCATGGTCTACCTGCTGCGCAAATACCTGGGCAAGCCGTTGGAAAACCTCGGTGGCAAGATCGGCCTCAGCGCCGTGGGCAGTGCCGGCATGCTGGCGACCATCGCCAATATCCTCGCCATGTTCCGCCTGGTGCGCCTGATGCCGCCCAAGGACAAGGTGGTGAACATCGCCTTCGGGGTCTGCGCTGCCTTCCTGCTGGGGGACCATCTGTCGTTCACCGCCAACTTCCAGCCGACCATCATCCTGCCGGTGCTGATCGGCAAGATCAGCGCCGGTTTCGTCGCTGTCGGCCTGGCCTACTGGCTGTCGGTGCCCAAGGCGCTGCAACTGGAAGCCGAGGATCGGGCAGCGGGGATCATCGCTCCGGGCGAGTACCTGGGCGGCACCGCGCTGGACACTCCGGAACCCGCGGGCCAGAAGGCCACCGCCTGA